A genome region from Methylicorpusculum oleiharenae includes the following:
- a CDS encoding IS481 family transposase, whose product MSGKRIFPEALISLRHRLSSLPSRSKERRSIMQETANLYGLSESTLYRALNAHNRPKPLRRSDCGKPRILPADEMEMYCEIIAAMKIRTSNKKSRHLSTSECIRLLQDFGLDTPSGFFKADSGQLKKTTVNHYLKLWGYDRNYLVRQPPAVRFQAEHSNDCWHFDLSPSDLKHVKEPLWLDKDRGAPTLMIYSVVDDRSGVAYQEYHCVYGEDVEAALRFMFTAMLPKKDAQFVLQGIPSKLYCDAGPIARSRIFLQVMDYLGVEVIIHMPKGSDGTRVTARAKGKVERPFRTVKEMHETLYHFHEPQNEVEANQWLFNYLIRYNNMDHRSEAHSRTEDWQLNLPATGIREMCSWDRFCTFAREPERCKVGLDARVSIDGISYQVDPDLAEETVVLWWGLFDSELYVEFGDKRYGPYHSVNGPIPLGRYRSFKKTKQQKRAERIAVLAGEIKLPRAALENNPNDGSLAALVLVQEPPKTAFVDPDPFIEFTFPDRVAAKQAIASELGLPLAKLNQEQRDLINQVVAETLNKRLIFEQIHAFFNSPLKGKQHVK is encoded by the coding sequence ATGAGCGGCAAACGCATTTTCCCAGAAGCGCTGATTAGTTTACGCCACCGTCTCAGCAGCCTTCCCTCCCGAAGCAAGGAGCGCCGCTCCATCATGCAGGAAACAGCAAATTTGTATGGCCTATCAGAATCCACTTTATACCGTGCCCTGAATGCACATAACCGGCCTAAACCGTTACGACGCTCTGACTGTGGGAAGCCGAGGATATTACCGGCAGACGAAATGGAAATGTACTGTGAAATCATCGCCGCCATGAAAATCAGAACTTCCAACAAAAAAAGCCGTCATCTCTCTACCTCCGAATGCATTCGTCTACTCCAGGACTTTGGTCTTGACACGCCAAGTGGCTTTTTCAAAGCCGATTCTGGACAACTTAAGAAAACTACCGTTAACCATTATCTGAAATTATGGGGTTATGACCGTAATTACTTGGTTCGGCAACCACCAGCAGTCCGGTTTCAGGCTGAGCACAGCAATGACTGTTGGCATTTCGACCTCAGCCCCTCAGACCTTAAACACGTCAAAGAACCGCTTTGGCTGGATAAAGACCGGGGAGCGCCCACACTAATGATTTACAGCGTAGTTGATGACCGAAGCGGGGTAGCCTATCAAGAATATCACTGCGTCTATGGCGAAGATGTGGAAGCGGCATTGCGGTTCATGTTTACGGCGATGTTACCGAAAAAAGATGCGCAATTCGTCCTCCAGGGGATTCCGTCCAAGCTCTATTGTGATGCTGGCCCGATTGCCAGAAGCCGTATTTTCCTGCAAGTCATGGATTACTTGGGGGTTGAGGTTATCATCCATATGCCGAAAGGCAGCGACGGTACCCGGGTGACCGCCCGAGCCAAAGGCAAAGTCGAAAGGCCGTTCCGCACCGTCAAAGAAATGCATGAAACCCTCTATCATTTCCACGAGCCTCAAAATGAAGTGGAAGCCAACCAATGGTTGTTTAATTACCTGATCCGCTACAACAACATGGATCATCGGTCTGAAGCCCATTCCCGAACGGAAGACTGGCAACTCAACCTGCCTGCCACCGGCATCCGTGAAATGTGTTCCTGGGATCGGTTTTGTACGTTTGCCCGTGAACCGGAACGCTGTAAGGTTGGGTTGGATGCCCGTGTCAGTATTGATGGTATTTCCTATCAAGTCGATCCAGACCTGGCCGAGGAAACCGTCGTGCTCTGGTGGGGCCTGTTTGACAGCGAATTGTACGTTGAATTCGGGGACAAGCGTTATGGGCCTTACCATTCTGTCAACGGCCCGATTCCCTTAGGACGTTACCGGTCATTCAAAAAAACCAAACAGCAAAAACGGGCTGAGCGGATAGCGGTGTTGGCGGGTGAAATTAAACTGCCTCGGGCTGCACTGGAAAACAACCCTAACGATGGATCATTAGCTGCTTTGGTGCTGGTTCAGGAACCCCCTAAAACAGCGTTTGTTGACCCTGACCCCTTTATTGAATTCACCTTTCCTGACCGGGTGGCCGCAAAACAGGCGATTGCCTCTGAGCTCGGGTTGCCCTTGGCAAAACTGAACCAGGAACAACGAGACTTGATCAATCAAGTCGTCGCCGAAACCCTCAACAAGCGCCTTATTTTCGAACAAATACACGCTTTTTTTAATTCGCCATTAAAAGGAAAGCAACATGTTAAGTGA
- a CDS encoding ExeA family protein, translating into MLSDVMNYYSFIRDFKGAGYFETEHHQQIVKELKVAIKQGQMVALSGIVGCGKTTTLKAIQQELNKEKEVLVSKSLSVEKGQVNLGTLILALFYDLVTEKDFKIPTQPERRERMLQALIKKRQKPIALFVDEAHDLHNKTLIGLKRLIEVVQDGDGILSIILAGHPKLKNDLRRPAMEEIGSRTTVFNLEGIQGQKTEYINWLLDKCLKKGGKRADVITDDALAQLAERLTTPLQIEQHLGLAFDEGYHIGQKPVETEIIDAILAKDINALEPRLTRHGYTAKTLAELLDTKPAEIRSFLNGNLTPARTQELQNNLLAIGIPL; encoded by the coding sequence ATGTTAAGTGACGTCATGAATTATTACAGTTTCATTCGGGATTTTAAAGGTGCCGGTTATTTTGAAACGGAACACCATCAGCAAATTGTTAAAGAACTCAAGGTTGCGATCAAGCAAGGCCAGATGGTCGCCTTATCCGGTATTGTCGGTTGCGGCAAAACGACCACATTAAAAGCGATTCAGCAGGAATTGAACAAAGAAAAAGAGGTTCTGGTTTCTAAGTCACTCTCGGTTGAGAAAGGACAAGTCAATCTTGGCACCCTGATATTGGCCTTATTTTACGATCTGGTCACAGAAAAGGATTTTAAAATTCCCACGCAACCCGAAAGGCGTGAACGTATGCTGCAAGCGTTGATTAAAAAGCGGCAAAAACCGATTGCCCTATTTGTGGATGAAGCCCACGATCTCCACAACAAGACCCTGATTGGCCTTAAACGCCTGATAGAAGTGGTGCAAGATGGTGATGGCATTCTCTCAATCATCTTGGCAGGACATCCTAAATTAAAGAATGACTTGCGTCGGCCAGCGATGGAAGAAATTGGTTCAAGAACGACGGTTTTCAACCTTGAAGGCATCCAGGGGCAAAAAACGGAGTACATCAATTGGCTATTGGACAAATGCTTGAAAAAAGGCGGAAAAAGGGCGGACGTAATAACCGATGATGCCTTGGCCCAATTGGCAGAAAGGTTGACGACGCCGCTGCAAATAGAACAGCATCTGGGATTAGCCTTTGATGAAGGCTACCACATAGGACAAAAACCGGTGGAAACTGAAATCATTGACGCCATCCTGGCAAAAGACATCAATGCCCTAGAACCACGGCTAACCCGGCATGGCTATACTGCCAAAACCTTGGCAGAATTACTCGATACCAAACCCGCTGAAATACGCTCATTCTTGAATGGCAACCTGACTCCTGCTCGGACACAGGAACTGCAAAATAATCTTCTGGCCATTGGGATTCCGCTCTGA
- a CDS encoding pentapeptide repeat-containing protein: MKSSRLFTLLPVSLLLAVNLPLCHAAELSREQVIEIISSADNQPPKLTNKDLSGLDLSGVDFKGADLFSANLDDCNLDNANLHGANLNRAQLRNAKLRKADLSGASLYAVVLENADLSEANLANSRIIGLLNGVNLSNARLNNADLGADMTNQGMAPARVEMNNALLNGADLSGVNFTHAILSYAKLQNANLHKARLQWADLSGANMSGSEVSEADFRHANLDGINLNNVKGLASALGLQKENQGFNTFLE; this comes from the coding sequence ATGAAATCATCGCGTCTATTTACGCTACTGCCCGTCAGTCTATTGCTCGCTGTAAACCTTCCTCTTTGCCATGCGGCCGAACTCAGTCGTGAACAAGTCATCGAGATAATTTCCAGCGCCGATAATCAACCGCCCAAACTGACCAACAAAGATCTGTCCGGACTGGATTTATCAGGGGTTGACTTTAAAGGCGCAGATTTGTTTTCCGCCAACCTGGACGATTGCAATCTCGATAACGCCAATCTGCATGGCGCCAATCTAAATCGGGCGCAACTGCGTAATGCCAAGTTAAGAAAAGCCGATTTATCAGGTGCGAGTTTGTATGCCGTGGTGCTCGAAAATGCAGACTTGTCAGAAGCGAATCTTGCCAACAGCCGTATTATCGGGTTGCTGAATGGTGTCAATCTGAGCAATGCCCGCCTCAACAATGCCGATCTCGGAGCGGATATGACTAATCAAGGTATGGCCCCGGCAAGAGTGGAAATGAACAACGCCTTATTGAATGGAGCGGATCTGAGCGGTGTTAATTTTACTCATGCCATCCTATCGTACGCGAAACTGCAAAATGCCAATCTGCATAAAGCACGTTTGCAGTGGGCGGATTTGTCCGGGGCCAATATGAGTGGCTCTGAGGTCTCTGAAGCTGATTTTCGCCATGCCAATCTGGACGGTATCAATTTAAACAACGTCAAAGGACTCGCCTCTGCGCTGGGTTTGCAAAAAGAAAATCAAGGCTTCAACACGTTCTTGGAGTAA
- a CDS encoding TetR/AcrR family transcriptional regulator, translating into MNSKLSKRTKLLDQGVYLLMNQGYHATGINELVNAVQVPKGSFYNYFGSKEEFAAESINHYIEPFIQLLTRHLQHSQIDPLSALKNYYAELIVAVEKNGYKGGCLLGNLMGEIGDTSELCNQALKSAVERYKVLQYKALLQAQKEGTVRNDRSADTMANLLINNWQGALLRMKIERSVQPLQEFYDTLLNDYFVA; encoded by the coding sequence ATGAACAGTAAGCTATCCAAACGCACAAAATTACTAGATCAGGGTGTTTATCTGCTGATGAACCAGGGCTATCATGCAACCGGTATTAACGAACTTGTAAATGCCGTACAGGTACCCAAGGGCTCATTTTATAACTACTTTGGTAGCAAGGAAGAGTTTGCTGCTGAAAGCATCAACCACTATATCGAACCCTTTATACAGCTATTAACGAGGCACCTACAACACTCACAAATTGACCCGCTCTCTGCTTTAAAAAACTACTATGCGGAGCTTATTGTTGCAGTGGAAAAGAATGGATACAAAGGCGGATGTTTATTGGGTAATCTGATGGGTGAAATTGGCGATACCAGTGAACTGTGCAATCAGGCACTAAAATCTGCTGTTGAACGCTACAAAGTGTTGCAATACAAGGCGTTACTGCAAGCACAAAAGGAAGGCACGGTACGTAATGATAGGAGTGCCGATACCATGGCTAACTTATTGATAAATAACTGGCAAGGCGCGTTGTTACGAATGAAAATCGAACGGTCCGTGCAACCTTTACAAGAGTTTTACGATACGTTATTGAATGATTATTTTGTTGCCTAG
- a CDS encoding rhodanese-like domain-containing protein: MDEGYQLLDVREPAEFMTGTIEGALNIPRGILEAAADRQYAGRREELMDRDKKWLLLCASSGRSAMAAAVMQQMG, encoded by the coding sequence TTGGATGAAGGCTATCAGTTACTGGATGTGCGTGAACCTGCCGAATTTATGACAGGCACTATTGAGGGCGCGTTAAATATTCCGCGTGGAATACTGGAAGCGGCGGCAGACCGCCAATACGCGGGTCGTCGTGAAGAACTAATGGATCGCGATAAAAAATGGCTACTACTTTGCGCCAGTTCGGGGCGTTCTGCCATGGCGGCGGCTGTGATGCAACAAATGGGCTAG
- a CDS encoding DUF4242 domain-containing protein has product MPKYIIEREIPNAGQLTAAELQQISQKSCCILNDMGPQIQWVDSYVTDDKIYCIYIAPDKQSIKTHAERGEFPANSIAEVKTMINPTTAEHN; this is encoded by the coding sequence ATGCCTAAATATATTATTGAACGAGAAATCCCTAATGCAGGCCAATTAACCGCAGCAGAGCTGCAACAAATTTCACAAAAGTCCTGCTGCATTCTGAACGACATGGGGCCGCAAATTCAGTGGGTGGACAGTTATGTGACAGACGACAAAATCTATTGCATCTACATTGCCCCCGATAAACAAAGCATTAAAACACATGCGGAACGCGGTGAGTTTCCGGCCAATTCGATTGCCGAAGTAAAAACCATGATTAATCCGACAACAGCTGAACATAACTGA
- a CDS encoding (4Fe-4S)-binding protein — MKIQWDKQKCSHSGNCVKSLPEVFKVVDGQFVIEPDKATDAEVVKVINQCPSGALKRVD; from the coding sequence ATGAAAATACAATGGGATAAACAAAAATGTTCTCATTCCGGCAACTGTGTCAAATCACTGCCTGAAGTTTTCAAAGTGGTCGATGGGCAATTTGTGATCGAACCGGACAAAGCGACTGATGCTGAAGTCGTTAAAGTTATCAATCAATGCCCTTCCGGTGCGCTCAAACGCGTCGACTGA
- a CDS encoding NAD(P)/FAD-dependent oxidoreductase — translation MTSSTKRIIVVGGGIGGTMTANNLVAKFYPEILKGEIEIMMLSNSPNHIYKPANMYAAFNAFHPHELVRKQRSLLRPEIIFHVDGVESFEFEQNRVLCESGKRYDYEYLVISTGCIPAPERIEGLKEAGDHFYQTKAAQQLAQKLRTIQEGRIFITVNFPKTPNVPHQCGIAPIETTLMLDEYLLKRGVRDRVEIIYSYPTISQLLRNCLFLQKPTCDVLPTIFDSKNIKYQRGFTLDKVDPEAKIAYSEEGKSQEFDILMATPPIRAVDAVINSGKSQAQNNEGWLPTDFETLKMYGTDNVYVMGDTVDLPVSKAGGTCHNQSPVIVENIASEIRRGYTSAIYDGKVQAIAQMGLEAGMPLWYDYKHDVQVAPPTKLGGLMRKTFNRGIYWAVARGIV, via the coding sequence ATGACAAGTTCGACAAAACGCATTATCGTCGTCGGTGGTGGGATTGGCGGCACGATGACCGCCAATAATTTAGTCGCTAAATTTTACCCGGAAATCCTAAAAGGTGAAATTGAGATCATGATGCTCTCAAATTCCCCTAACCATATTTACAAGCCGGCCAATATGTATGCGGCTTTCAATGCTTTTCATCCGCATGAACTGGTGCGTAAACAACGTTCGTTATTACGCCCGGAAATTATTTTTCATGTCGATGGCGTTGAAAGTTTCGAATTTGAGCAAAATCGTGTCCTCTGCGAAAGCGGCAAGCGCTACGATTATGAGTATCTGGTTATTTCTACCGGCTGTATTCCGGCACCGGAACGCATTGAAGGCCTAAAAGAGGCGGGAGATCATTTTTACCAAACTAAAGCGGCGCAACAACTCGCGCAAAAATTACGCACCATCCAGGAGGGCCGTATATTTATTACGGTTAATTTCCCTAAAACACCTAATGTGCCTCATCAATGCGGCATTGCCCCTATCGAAACCACGTTAATGCTTGATGAATATTTGCTTAAACGCGGCGTACGGGACCGGGTAGAGATTATTTACAGCTATCCAACCATCTCTCAATTATTGCGTAATTGTTTATTTTTACAGAAACCAACCTGCGATGTATTGCCTACCATTTTCGATAGTAAAAATATTAAATATCAACGCGGTTTTACTTTAGATAAGGTTGATCCCGAAGCAAAAATTGCTTATTCGGAAGAAGGTAAATCTCAAGAATTCGATATTTTAATGGCTACGCCGCCTATTCGCGCGGTAGATGCCGTCATTAATTCGGGCAAGTCGCAAGCACAAAATAATGAAGGTTGGTTACCTACCGACTTTGAAACCTTGAAAATGTACGGTACCGATAATGTCTATGTGATGGGAGATACCGTCGATTTGCCGGTTAGTAAAGCCGGTGGCACTTGTCACAACCAGTCACCTGTCATCGTGGAGAATATCGCTTCGGAAATTCGTCGCGGTTACACCTCTGCTATCTATGATGGCAAAGTACAGGCCATCGCTCAAATGGGATTGGAAGCCGGCATGCCGCTGTGGTACGACTATAAACATGATGTACAGGTCGCCCCACCTACCAAGCTCGGGGGCTTAATGCGTAAAACGTTTAATCGCGGCATTTATTGGGCTGTTGCGCGTGGAATAGTTTGA
- a CDS encoding DUF1641 domain-containing protein, which translates to MITEELLMSEEIQLNTNVEKLMSATVLNDPATIDGIKNLIDKATPLVQAGRFNNIIDLLSIISDNIEFLDEAALEKTTKVGEEILALGWTAGNAVRMANAQTEALEKPPGLFQLISSLNDPDVRRSLHFFIGTMRIIGRQMKND; encoded by the coding sequence TTGATTACAGAGGAATTACTTATGTCTGAAGAAATACAGTTAAATACAAATGTAGAAAAACTTATGTCAGCTACGGTTCTTAATGACCCGGCAACCATCGATGGCATTAAGAATCTAATCGATAAAGCCACCCCGTTAGTACAAGCCGGACGCTTCAATAACATCATCGATTTATTGTCAATCATATCGGACAATATCGAATTTCTTGATGAAGCGGCACTTGAAAAAACCACTAAAGTAGGCGAAGAAATTTTAGCCTTGGGTTGGACAGCCGGTAATGCCGTGCGTATGGCAAACGCGCAAACGGAAGCATTAGAAAAGCCACCCGGTTTGTTTCAATTAATCAGTTCCCTAAACGACCCTGATGTTCGTCGTTCATTACATTTTTTTATTGGCACCATGCGTATTATTGGTCGGCAGATGAAAAATGATTAA
- a CDS encoding YncE family protein: MKITYSLKKSLIILTLLYPVLAQAEILALVNYQSKPDQTLKREGLAIIDLDFNSENFGKIVTDIPLPTDLVVHHVFYNKDVTKAYVASLGSNPLQVIDMTKQPYELKTISVPECQVAEDLVFSGDKKRWYVTCMGSSNVIMGDAQTDKQIKVIAAAKTATSKKFISHPHGIGINDEINRIVIANTVHPTDFSDADETVTIIKARSGEILSTHKISEKASPSGSAPVEAVFLPKSNPARLYINTMFGNTLWTGVWNSMSQNFSFSQIFDFNPLKQGVPLEIYFNHKLDKMYITTASPGYLNIFNIKNPAKPVLEKSIATAEGSHHVVFSPDERYAFVQNNLLNLPNMSDGSITVVDLQKSTIKMTIDTFKNQGLNPNSIVMMPKWYHDNAH; the protein is encoded by the coding sequence ATGAAAATAACGTACAGTTTAAAAAAGTCACTTATTATTTTAACCTTACTTTATCCAGTACTGGCACAAGCTGAAATTTTAGCGTTAGTAAATTATCAAAGTAAACCCGATCAAACGCTAAAGCGGGAGGGATTGGCGATTATTGATCTTGATTTCAACTCTGAGAATTTTGGAAAAATTGTAACGGATATTCCATTACCCACAGATTTAGTGGTGCATCATGTTTTTTATAATAAAGATGTAACTAAGGCCTATGTCGCATCCTTAGGCAGTAACCCCTTGCAAGTAATAGATATGACAAAACAACCTTATGAGCTTAAGACCATTTCTGTTCCTGAGTGTCAGGTAGCGGAAGACTTGGTCTTTTCAGGCGATAAAAAAAGATGGTATGTCACCTGTATGGGTTCTAGCAATGTCATTATGGGTGATGCACAAACAGATAAACAGATTAAAGTCATTGCCGCCGCCAAAACGGCGACAAGCAAAAAATTTATTAGCCATCCGCATGGTATTGGAATAAACGATGAAATTAATCGAATTGTAATTGCTAACACGGTACACCCGACTGATTTCAGCGATGCAGATGAAACAGTAACAATTATTAAAGCCCGCAGTGGTGAAATACTCTCTACACATAAAATATCGGAAAAAGCATCACCTTCAGGTTCAGCCCCTGTTGAGGCGGTATTTTTACCTAAATCAAATCCAGCACGGCTTTATATCAATACCATGTTTGGCAATACCTTGTGGACAGGCGTTTGGAATAGCATGAGTCAAAACTTTAGCTTTTCACAAATTTTTGATTTTAACCCTTTAAAACAAGGAGTCCCTTTAGAAATTTACTTTAACCATAAACTTGACAAAATGTATATTACTACCGCAAGTCCAGGTTATTTAAATATTTTTAATATTAAAAACCCAGCTAAACCGGTACTTGAAAAATCGATTGCAACTGCGGAGGGCTCGCATCACGTTGTCTTTTCTCCTGATGAGCGATATGCCTTTGTGCAAAATAATCTTTTAAATTTACCCAATATGAGCGATGGTTCTATTACGGTAGTTGATTTGCAAAAATCGACCATAAAAATGACGATTGATACTTTTAAAAATCAAGGTCTAAATCCAAACAGTATTGTCATGATGCCGAAATGGTATCATGACAACGCCCATTAG
- a CDS encoding site-specific integrase → MKYRINNQVVLSQIPLGPLAAHIGSFADFISAQGYALYTIHRQVHLAADFSQWLKLKGIELHCISSDHPRLYLRDRARQVQPCRGDAAALSHLIGFLRGEGLIPTEKVSEPRLTPAEHCAQAYEQYLREARALAEATIVNYVPFISHFLKDCFGDGPVTLSDLSARDVVSFVQHQAQRLHRKRAKLMTSALRSFLKYAHYRGEMSLDLAAAVPVIPNWSMPSIPRAISPDQVKQLLEGIDQHTAVGRRDYAILLLLARLGLRSSEVALLELDAIDWNTGTFSVRTKSGLRHEFPLPFAVGKAIAAYLRDGRPVSGSRRVFLRAKAPIRGFRGAGAIGSIVRHALKRAGIKAPTYGTHQFRHGLATEMLRQGASLGEIGDVLGHRHPQTTMIYTKVDLEALRTLALPWPGGAL, encoded by the coding sequence ATGAAATATCGTATCAATAACCAAGTCGTTTTATCGCAAATTCCCTTGGGCCCTCTTGCGGCTCATATTGGCTCATTTGCGGATTTCATTAGCGCTCAGGGCTATGCGCTGTATACAATTCATCGGCAGGTTCATCTAGCCGCGGACTTTAGTCAATGGCTTAAACTAAAGGGCATTGAGCTACATTGTATTTCCTCCGATCATCCAAGGCTGTATTTACGGGACCGCGCCCGGCAGGTGCAGCCATGTCGGGGTGATGCTGCGGCACTCAGTCATCTCATTGGCTTTTTGCGTGGTGAGGGTCTGATTCCCACAGAAAAAGTGTCGGAGCCTCGACTCACGCCGGCGGAGCACTGTGCGCAGGCCTACGAGCAATACCTGCGCGAGGCGCGTGCCCTGGCTGAAGCAACGATTGTCAACTACGTGCCGTTCATCAGCCATTTTCTTAAGGATTGCTTCGGCGACGGACCGGTTACACTCTCAGACCTGTCTGCCCGCGATGTCGTGAGCTTTGTTCAGCACCAAGCACAGCGGTTGCACAGGAAACGAGCCAAGCTCATGACCAGTGCCTTGCGCTCCTTCCTGAAGTACGCCCACTATCGCGGTGAGATGTCGTTGGATTTGGCGGCCGCGGTTCCGGTTATACCTAATTGGTCGATGCCATCGATTCCTCGTGCTATTTCGCCAGACCAAGTCAAGCAGTTATTGGAAGGCATTGATCAGCATACGGCGGTAGGACGTCGCGACTATGCCATTTTGCTGTTACTGGCTCGACTGGGATTACGGTCAAGCGAAGTGGCGCTTCTTGAACTCGATGCAATCGACTGGAACACCGGTACCTTCAGCGTGCGGACCAAGAGCGGTCTGCGCCATGAATTTCCCTTACCCTTTGCGGTAGGTAAAGCGATCGCTGCCTATCTGCGAGATGGACGACCGGTGAGTGGTAGCCGGCGTGTTTTTTTGCGCGCCAAGGCGCCCATCCGCGGGTTCCGGGGTGCCGGTGCGATTGGTTCTATCGTTCGTCATGCGCTTAAGCGCGCCGGAATCAAAGCGCCCACTTATGGAACGCATCAGTTTCGTCATGGCTTGGCCACCGAGATGCTGCGGCAGGGCGCCTCGCTAGGCGAGATTGGCGACGTGTTGGGTCATCGCCATCCCCAGACCACGATGATTTATACCAAGGTTGATCTTGAGGCGTTGCGTACGCTGGCTCTACCCTGGCCGGGAGGTGCACTATGA
- a CDS encoding IS91 family transposase — MDTHGLEVADIFRQEGSAYRQQHAESLSRGQRCVMSAIERCRTAALGGHVEACDHCGHQRIAYNSCRNRHCPKCQSLVRAQWLDDRQADLIPVEYFHVVFTLPEAIAAIAYQNKAVVYNLLFHAAAETLRTVAATPKHLGAEIGFIAILHTWGQNLQHHPHLHCVVPGGGLSADGERWVSCRPGFFLPVRVLSRLFRRLFLAQLQDAFDAGQLHFFNALEALQSPEPFAQYLAPVKKVEWVVYAKPPFGGPQQVLEYLGRYTHRVAIANHRLIDFVDGQVRFHWKDYRHDSRQKVMCLEADEFIRRFLLHVLPSGFQRIRHYGFLANRYRAVKLAQCRLLLDAPTPAVKLSDASLDYRDRYEQLTGKSLRDCPKCHQGHMLCIETFLPGTVPRGPPGESLCLTT, encoded by the coding sequence ATGGACACCCACGGGCTAGAGGTGGCGGATATTTTTCGCCAGGAAGGTTCTGCCTACCGACAGCAACACGCTGAGTCCCTCAGTCGTGGGCAGCGCTGTGTGATGAGCGCAATCGAGCGGTGCCGTACCGCCGCTCTCGGCGGACATGTCGAAGCGTGCGATCACTGCGGCCATCAACGCATTGCCTACAACAGTTGCCGCAATCGGCACTGTCCAAAATGCCAGTCACTGGTGCGCGCACAATGGCTGGATGATCGTCAGGCCGATCTTATACCTGTTGAGTACTTCCACGTTGTTTTCACGCTGCCTGAGGCCATCGCCGCCATCGCGTACCAGAATAAAGCCGTGGTTTACAACCTCTTGTTTCACGCCGCCGCCGAAACCTTGCGCACGGTCGCAGCCACCCCCAAGCATCTGGGCGCTGAGATCGGCTTCATCGCTATTCTCCATACCTGGGGGCAAAACTTGCAGCATCACCCGCATTTGCATTGTGTCGTGCCGGGCGGTGGTTTGAGTGCTGATGGCGAACGCTGGGTCTCCTGTCGGCCAGGCTTTTTTCTACCCGTGCGCGTGCTCTCACGGCTGTTTCGCCGGTTGTTTCTGGCGCAGTTGCAAGATGCCTTTGACGCTGGGCAGCTGCATTTTTTCAACGCCCTTGAAGCGCTGCAAAGTCCCGAACCCTTTGCTCAGTATCTGGCCCCGGTAAAAAAAGTCGAATGGGTGGTTTACGCCAAGCCGCCGTTTGGCGGTCCTCAGCAGGTTCTCGAGTATCTGGGGCGCTATACGCATCGGGTAGCCATTGCCAATCATCGTCTGATCGACTTCGTGGATGGTCAGGTGCGTTTTCACTGGAAAGATTATCGCCATGACTCGCGCCAGAAAGTGATGTGTCTGGAAGCCGATGAGTTTATTCGCCGATTTCTATTGCACGTCCTGCCCAGCGGATTTCAGCGGATCAGGCATTACGGCTTTCTTGCCAATCGCTATCGCGCGGTCAAGTTGGCTCAATGCCGGCTGTTACTTGACGCGCCCACTCCGGCTGTCAAACTCTCCGATGCTTCGTTAGACTATCGTGACCGCTACGAACAACTCACCGGCAAATCGCTACGTGATTGTCCGAAGTGTCATCAGGGTCACATGCTTTGCATCGAAACCTTCCTGCCTGGCACGGTGCCCCGCGGGCCACCTGGAGAAAGTTTATGCCTGACCACATGA